In one window of Carassius auratus strain Wakin chromosome 28, ASM336829v1, whole genome shotgun sequence DNA:
- the LOC113046644 gene encoding uncharacterized protein LOC113046644, translating into MAMAYPEAFKDIIEGEVVASGYDSVIKQLINRLDNVRRGKKSLSLKRQAAGNSEEDTLCRKKRLDSYGCKNWQPVQLPANETPDTQISVKQEMKKMKKEQFHDAKIVENMMRATFFTQQKDIINGVETSDLLHEWPYLFETSGMMSHFKELTAIDFEDKTIASKCARVVSYFRCTDKTAKMQTIFREMEKSSKNVDDINAAGFLQLLLKYFSEREDQMFHKVDQTTLPSEVDCAKLPSTPCIIVCGSSPLTAENFMFSVDQVVVNGHITIFCDALKLMFASFYCLNISYPVDQGGTLEFVQRCLFKMNPEKGSKVEKTTSRKQSAVSPKVLSLISKIADYEWMD; encoded by the exons ATGGCCATGGCTTATCCTGAAGCATTCAAAGATATTATTGAAGGGGAAGTTGTTGCAAGTGGGTATGATTCAGTCATCAAACAGCTGATTAACAGACTGGACAATGTGAGGAGAGGAAAGAAATCACTTTCTTTAAAGAGACAAGCAGCTGGCAACAGTGAAGAAGATACTTTGTGTAGAAAGAAGAGACTAGATAGCTACGGGTGTAAAAACTGGCAACCAGTGCAGCTACCAGCTAATGAAACGCCTGACACCCAGATATCTGTAAAGCAGgaaatgaagaaaatgaaaaaagaacagTTCCATGATGCCAAAATTGTTGAGAATATGATGAGGGCCACCTTCTTTACTCAGCAAAAAGACATCATAAATGGGGTTGAAACCTCTGATCTGTTGCACGAATGGCCATATTTGTTTGAAACATCTGGCATGATGTCTCACTTTAAAGAGCTAACTGCGATAGACTTTGAAGACAAAACTATAGCAAGTAAGTGTGCTAGAGTTGTTTCATACTTCAGATGTACTGACAAGACAGCAAAGATGCAGACCATCTTCAGGGAAATGGAAAAATCAAGCAAGAACGTGGATGATATCAACGCTGCTGGATTTCTTCAGCTACTTCTCAAGTACTTCAGCGAGAGAGAGGACCAGATGTTCCATAAAGTGGATCAAACAACCTTGCCATCTGAAGTAGACTGTGCCAAACTTCCGAGTACACCCTGCATAATTGTGTGTG GAAGTTCACCTTTGACCGCAGAGAACTTCATGTTTTCTGTTGACCAAGTCGTCGTTAACGGCCACATCACCATCTTCTGTGATGCTCTGAAGTTGATGTTTGCTTCATTTTACTGTTTGAACATTTCATACCCAGTAGACCAAGGAGGAACGCTAGAGTTTGTGcaaag ATGCCTTTTTAAGATGAACCCCGAGAAGGGATCAAAAGTGGAGAAAACAACATCAAGAAAGCAATCAGCAGTCAGTCCAAAGGTTCTTTCACTGATTAGCAAAATTGCAGACTATGAATGGATGGATTAA